The following proteins come from a genomic window of Fusibacter sp. A1:
- a CDS encoding U32 family peptidase, with the protein MTELLAPAGSMEALKAAISNGCDAIYLGMQKFGARAYSSNFDLESLKEAVEYAHLRNVKIFVTMNTIVFEIELDEMKEQIQNLNEIGVDGIIVADLAAFDFVSKNFLDMEVHCSTQMGIDDLDGTLLFKELGANRVVLSREVDVEKVKEIRKIAKIPLEIFVHGALCVSYSGNCLMSGLIGYRSGNRGRCVGSCRKEYELIDTTTDTVLSKNYILSPKDLNTIDHIEELREIDSLKIEGRMKESAYVANAVSNYRKALDRKITEVDKENLSKTFNRTFTKGYLFNEAKKDLTNIERPNNFGFEIGRISKCVKDTYEITLTRTLNQNDIIRISHDNEDIVLTVAKLYDKDDNLINKAETVCYIKIKEKLSRGDVVYITKDYAYYKELEQSLENEFRRFKLDISVYAYPDSSLIINADGIGFSYYYESGETLSEAINNPTTKEQVIKQFSRLNDTIFDLGRVDFEAYNVYIPAKLLNAARREIVQGLYDLKHNSQKKRTKALKLKEKISFAPQKPYLTATVTTKEQYDACMSFGIKEVYFENVVRRNQNEYKEKEGQLLIGGYGGIHHYRQINPFITDYSLNVVNSESCYELYKLGAKRVTLSYELNKRQIDDLVVAYQEKNGGYPALEMIVYGKAPLLFTKYCPLEKMNQCGSCKTKAYELKDDHGSFPILCHEDCSTTILNGKTLNLLDELQSIKAVEAFRLNFTVESKDEVMKTLKNALGKLNGTVDESVFNQETDTRGHFNKEIM; encoded by the coding sequence ATGACTGAATTATTAGCGCCAGCAGGAAGTATGGAAGCTCTGAAAGCTGCAATTTCCAACGGTTGTGATGCGATATACTTAGGAATGCAAAAATTTGGCGCACGTGCATACTCATCCAATTTCGACTTGGAGTCGTTGAAAGAGGCTGTTGAGTATGCGCACCTGAGAAATGTTAAGATCTTTGTTACAATGAATACCATCGTTTTCGAAATCGAACTGGATGAGATGAAAGAACAGATTCAAAACTTAAATGAAATCGGTGTTGATGGCATTATCGTCGCAGACCTTGCCGCTTTCGATTTTGTCAGCAAAAACTTTCTTGATATGGAAGTACACTGTTCCACACAAATGGGCATAGACGATCTGGACGGGACTTTGCTATTTAAAGAACTTGGTGCCAATAGAGTGGTTCTATCCCGTGAGGTAGATGTTGAAAAAGTAAAAGAAATCAGAAAAATCGCCAAAATCCCTTTAGAAATATTTGTTCACGGTGCCTTATGTGTATCCTATTCAGGAAACTGCCTGATGTCCGGATTAATCGGCTATCGCAGCGGAAATCGCGGTAGATGTGTCGGTTCATGCCGTAAAGAGTATGAACTTATTGACACGACAACGGATACAGTTTTATCGAAAAACTACATCCTATCACCTAAGGATCTGAACACCATCGATCATATTGAAGAGTTGAGGGAAATCGACTCCTTAAAAATTGAAGGTCGCATGAAAGAATCTGCCTATGTCGCTAATGCCGTATCAAACTATCGCAAGGCCTTAGATCGTAAAATAACCGAAGTAGATAAGGAAAATCTTAGCAAGACATTCAATAGGACATTCACCAAAGGCTATTTGTTTAACGAGGCAAAAAAAGACCTTACTAATATTGAGAGGCCTAACAATTTCGGCTTTGAAATCGGTAGAATCAGCAAGTGTGTCAAGGATACCTATGAAATAACACTCACGCGTACTTTAAACCAAAACGATATCATCAGAATCAGCCATGACAACGAGGATATCGTCTTAACCGTAGCAAAACTGTACGATAAGGATGATAATTTAATCAATAAAGCAGAAACTGTCTGCTATATAAAAATCAAAGAAAAGTTGTCTAGGGGCGATGTTGTCTATATCACAAAGGATTATGCCTATTACAAAGAGTTGGAACAGTCACTGGAGAACGAGTTTAGGCGTTTTAAGCTCGATATCAGCGTATATGCCTATCCAGATTCAAGTCTGATCATCAATGCGGACGGCATAGGGTTCAGCTATTATTATGAAAGCGGAGAAACGCTAAGTGAAGCAATCAATAACCCAACGACCAAAGAACAGGTAATCAAACAGTTCTCAAGATTGAACGATACCATCTTCGACCTTGGGCGTGTCGATTTTGAAGCCTACAATGTGTATATTCCTGCCAAACTCTTAAATGCGGCAAGAAGAGAAATTGTTCAGGGCCTGTATGACTTAAAACACAACAGTCAAAAGAAAAGAACCAAGGCTTTGAAATTAAAAGAAAAAATAAGCTTTGCTCCACAAAAGCCCTACCTTACAGCCACGGTAACAACAAAAGAGCAATATGACGCTTGCATGAGCTTTGGCATTAAGGAAGTCTATTTTGAAAACGTCGTTAGAAGAAACCAGAACGAGTATAAGGAAAAGGAAGGCCAGCTGCTTATCGGAGGCTACGGTGGAATTCACCACTACAGACAAATCAATCCTTTTATAACGGACTATTCTCTAAATGTCGTCAATTCCGAAAGCTGTTATGAACTCTATAAATTAGGTGCTAAACGGGTGACCTTGTCTTATGAACTCAATAAGAGACAGATCGACGATTTAGTTGTTGCCTATCAGGAAAAAAACGGCGGCTATCCTGCTCTTGAAATGATTGTATATGGCAAGGCTCCCTTGCTGTTTACAAAATATTGCCCGCTAGAAAAAATGAATCAATGCGGAAGCTGCAAAACGAAGGCCTATGAGCTAAAAGATGACCACGGAAGCTTCCCAATCCTTTGTCATGAGGATTGTTCAACGACGATCCTTAATGGTAAGACACTTAATCTTCTAGATGAACTTCAAAGCATAAAGGCTGTCGAAGCATTTAGATTAAACTTTACCGTCGAGTCAAAAGACGAGGTGATGAAAACGCTTAAGAATGCCCTTGGCAAACTAAACGGTACAGTGGATGAATCTGTCTTTAATCAAGAAACAGACACAAGAGGACATTTCAATAAGGAAATCATGTAG
- a CDS encoding ABC transporter ATP-binding protein, translated as MKHYKTYIKKYGIKGFFAILFLSIEAFCDVLQPTLLAVVINEGVRYQDLDKVLKYGAVMIGVALFGAINATMRNIIASHVSYHFGAELRVDLFSRLLKLSQKNIDSYDEGSLITRISNDVVQVQHFVQGVMRIFLKAPLIGIGSIVMSIRLYPAFGYVYAVLLPLIVMAIVMNMNYGYPMFSKIQSALDALNHRIQSLLAGIRVVKAFNRFGYEFEQFEKDNVRLTDLSATTYRTIAVFPPMMTLFVNLAMVFVLWRGAYWVQIGVLGLGDIMAVIHYLMQFLFALMVLARVFVMFVRAKASSERIVELLLDKPDIDNRKSGVELDIKGAIAFEKVSYSYGKGALALDDISFRIEPGEKVGIIGSTGSGKTTLVNLILRHYDTLSGTISIDGQPIKDHQLMHLRKFIGVVPQKNNLFTGTIMDNIRWGNQMAGEDEIRLYAQIACADGFIEGMPGGYDAKIGRGGVNVSGGQKQRLAIARALVKKPKILILDDSTSAIDVITENKLKAQLKTTFEKMTTIIVAQRISSVMDLDKIIVLNDGKLESMGTHEELMGRSTIYTEIYASQLGSEVRR; from the coding sequence ATGAAACATTATAAAACTTACATAAAGAAGTATGGTATCAAGGGCTTTTTCGCAATACTTTTTTTAAGTATTGAAGCATTTTGCGATGTGCTGCAACCGACACTTCTGGCAGTCGTGATCAACGAGGGTGTAAGGTATCAAGATCTTGATAAGGTGCTCAAGTACGGGGCTGTGATGATCGGTGTGGCACTTTTCGGTGCGATCAATGCGACGATGAGAAACATCATCGCAAGCCATGTCTCTTATCATTTTGGCGCCGAACTTAGAGTGGACCTCTTTTCGCGTCTGCTTAAGCTTTCCCAAAAGAACATCGACAGTTATGACGAAGGAAGTCTGATCACCAGAATCAGCAATGATGTGGTTCAGGTACAGCATTTTGTACAGGGTGTCATGCGTATCTTTTTAAAAGCGCCGCTTATCGGAATCGGAAGCATCGTCATGTCGATTAGACTCTATCCCGCATTCGGCTATGTCTATGCGGTGCTATTGCCTTTGATCGTGATGGCGATCGTGATGAATATGAACTACGGGTATCCGATGTTCAGTAAGATCCAATCGGCGCTCGATGCGCTCAATCATAGGATTCAGTCGCTGCTGGCCGGGATACGTGTGGTAAAAGCCTTCAACCGTTTTGGATATGAGTTTGAGCAGTTTGAAAAGGACAATGTCCGTTTAACAGACCTTAGCGCCACCACCTATAGGACAATTGCGGTTTTTCCACCCATGATGACCCTGTTTGTCAACCTGGCCATGGTATTTGTCTTGTGGCGAGGGGCATATTGGGTTCAGATAGGAGTGCTCGGTCTTGGTGATATCATGGCGGTCATACACTATTTGATGCAGTTTCTTTTTGCACTGATGGTACTTGCCCGCGTGTTCGTCATGTTTGTACGGGCCAAAGCTTCCTCGGAAAGAATCGTCGAACTGCTCCTTGATAAACCGGACATCGACAACAGAAAAAGCGGTGTTGAGCTTGATATCAAAGGTGCGATCGCATTTGAAAAGGTAAGTTATTCGTACGGAAAAGGGGCGCTTGCTCTTGATGATATCAGTTTTCGTATTGAGCCAGGTGAAAAAGTTGGAATCATCGGATCGACCGGATCAGGCAAAACGACACTGGTCAATCTGATACTCAGGCATTATGACACGCTTTCGGGAACCATCTCGATAGACGGTCAACCGATTAAGGATCATCAGCTGATGCACCTGCGTAAGTTCATCGGTGTGGTACCTCAAAAAAACAATCTCTTCACAGGTACGATCATGGACAACATAAGATGGGGAAATCAAATGGCCGGTGAAGATGAAATCAGGCTGTATGCGCAAATCGCATGTGCCGACGGATTTATTGAAGGGATGCCGGGCGGATATGACGCCAAAATCGGTCGCGGGGGTGTGAACGTCAGCGGAGGACAGAAACAGAGGCTCGCTATTGCAAGGGCACTGGTCAAAAAACCTAAGATTCTAATACTTGATGACAGTACGAGTGCCATTGATGTGATTACCGAAAATAAATTGAAAGCACAACTGAAGACGACATTTGAGAAGATGACGACGATCATCGTCGCACAGAGGATTTCCTCGGTGATGGACCTTGATAAGATTATCGTTCTTAATGATGGAAAACTGGAGTCGATGGGAACACACGAGGAGCTGATGGGCAGGTCGACCATCTATACAGAAATCTATGCATCTCAACTTGGAAGCGAGGTGCGAAGATGA
- a CDS encoding helix-turn-helix domain-containing protein, translating into MSEMNNINEPWAGTKEIAEHLGVTKDTVHKWIKAESIPCSRVGKLWKFKKSEVDAWIKSGGAADDKYTIETPEAHSAR; encoded by the coding sequence ATGAGCGAAATGAACAATATCAATGAACCTTGGGCAGGAACAAAAGAGATAGCAGAACATTTGGGCGTTACAAAGGATACGGTTCACAAATGGATAAAAGCTGAATCGATACCATGTAGCAGGGTCGGAAAACTGTGGAAGTTTAAGAAATCAGAAGTCGACGCTTGGATCAAATCAGGCGGAGCCGCGGATGATAAATATACGATTGAAACACCAGAAGCGCACAGTGCGCGATAG
- a CDS encoding DUF3787 domain-containing protein, giving the protein MEKNMELLKRKIAHSDTEAWANVDHYKDESHVSVPSEESVENQMDWLHVNEK; this is encoded by the coding sequence GTGGAAAAGAATATGGAACTTTTAAAACGAAAGATTGCCCATTCCGATACGGAAGCTTGGGCAAATGTAGACCACTATAAAGATGAGTCACACGTTTCCGTTCCGAGTGAGGAATCAGTGGAGAATCAAATGGATTGGTTACATGTAAATGAGAAGTAA
- a CDS encoding ABC transporter ATP-binding protein has protein sequence MTQEKKPVETNLGMRRGRFSDRYSGTSKPKNLKQVVKRLWSYFKGEKKILSLLGIAVVAQTLLGLCAPYLIGKWIDQVDRSLTASKIDLSFGILLTLLAVYVCSALFLWSQGRMVAGVSQRMIKTLRTDLMNKLSKLPIQYFDTHAHGDIMSRFTNDVDSVSTTITESLSQLVAASLTVTGSLTMMFILSWQLSLAALTVTPLIFILTRSIAKFARPLFKKRAVELGKMTGIVEESVGGLQLIQSFNRSDQILEEFTATSKRLMDVGMKAQITVGFLMPMMNVITNLSFAIIALAGGALVIKGVTTIGIVASFITYSRQFIRPLNEIASVYSTIQQALAGGERLIELLDELEEQSEEGETLDLDASLDVVFENVSFGYDKDKAVLKGMSFKVPPGKKIALVGPTGAGKTTVVNLLARFYEAQSGDIKIGNTSIKNYSKESLYQAFGIVLQDAYLFAGTVKENICYGNMAATMEDVVLAAEQSCADHFINKLPLKYETQLTSGGMNLSQGERQLITIARAIAANPRILILDEATSNVDTRTEKIIQQGMLRLMKGRTSFIIAHRLSTIRDADTIMVIDKGEIIEVGDHAELMEKKGHYHTMVMHQYNNEPIE, from the coding sequence ATGACGCAAGAAAAGAAACCGGTGGAAACGAATTTAGGAATGAGAAGAGGTCGGTTCAGCGACCGGTATTCTGGTACCAGTAAGCCTAAAAACCTAAAACAGGTGGTTAAAAGATTATGGAGCTATTTTAAAGGGGAGAAAAAGATACTGTCTCTTTTAGGAATTGCTGTGGTTGCACAAACCTTGCTCGGTTTGTGTGCGCCTTATCTGATTGGAAAATGGATCGATCAGGTGGATAGGTCTTTGACAGCAAGTAAAATTGATTTATCCTTTGGCATTCTTTTAACTCTGCTTGCAGTCTATGTGTGTTCGGCCTTGTTTCTTTGGAGCCAGGGTCGCATGGTCGCCGGAGTTTCTCAGAGAATGATCAAGACCTTGAGAACGGATTTGATGAATAAGCTATCCAAGCTGCCGATCCAGTACTTTGACACACACGCCCATGGTGATATCATGAGCCGTTTTACAAACGATGTCGACAGTGTGAGCACCACGATAACCGAATCCTTATCACAGCTGGTCGCAGCGTCGCTGACGGTGACAGGATCCCTTACCATGATGTTTATCTTGAGTTGGCAGCTGAGCCTTGCGGCACTGACTGTCACACCGCTGATTTTCATTTTGACAAGATCCATCGCCAAGTTCGCAAGACCGCTCTTCAAAAAGCGAGCTGTCGAGCTTGGGAAAATGACCGGCATAGTGGAGGAATCGGTGGGGGGACTTCAGCTCATACAGTCCTTTAACCGCTCTGACCAGATACTCGAAGAGTTTACAGCCACTAGCAAACGATTAATGGATGTAGGCATGAAAGCGCAGATTACCGTCGGATTTTTGATGCCGATGATGAACGTCATTACAAATCTGAGCTTTGCCATCATCGCCCTTGCAGGTGGGGCGCTAGTGATAAAGGGTGTGACGACTATCGGAATTGTCGCAAGTTTTATCACTTATTCAAGACAGTTTATCAGACCCCTCAACGAGATAGCCAGTGTATACAGTACGATACAGCAGGCCCTTGCTGGCGGTGAGCGATTGATTGAGCTTTTGGATGAGCTTGAAGAGCAAAGTGAGGAAGGGGAGACGCTTGATTTGGATGCGTCACTGGATGTCGTTTTCGAGAATGTCTCTTTTGGCTACGATAAGGACAAGGCGGTACTGAAGGGAATGTCCTTCAAAGTGCCTCCAGGAAAGAAGATAGCCCTTGTCGGGCCGACAGGTGCCGGTAAAACCACAGTGGTGAACCTGCTTGCTAGGTTTTATGAAGCCCAGAGCGGAGATATAAAAATCGGTAACACGTCAATAAAAAACTATAGTAAGGAAAGTCTATATCAGGCCTTTGGAATCGTCTTGCAGGATGCCTACCTCTTTGCAGGCACAGTCAAAGAAAACATATGCTATGGAAACATGGCTGCAACGATGGAAGATGTCGTCTTAGCGGCTGAGCAATCGTGCGCGGATCATTTCATCAATAAGTTGCCGCTAAAGTATGAGACGCAGCTGACTAGCGGCGGCATGAACCTGAGTCAGGGAGAACGTCAGCTGATCACGATAGCTAGGGCGATCGCGGCCAATCCAAGAATTCTTATTCTTGACGAGGCGACCAGCAACGTGGACACGAGAACTGAGAAAATAATTCAACAAGGAATGCTTCGACTGATGAAGGGGAGAACAAGCTTTATCATCGCCCATCGACTCAGTACAATAAGAGACGCGGACACGATCATGGTAATCGATAAGGGGGAGATCATCGAAGTAGGCGACCATGCGGAGTTGATGGAAAAAAAAGGCCACTACCACACCATGGTGATGCACCAATATAATAACGAACCGATCGAATAG
- a CDS encoding MFS transporter, with the protein MTIEALIKKDNQIKKFSWYGFLKNLKFFEPYLLLYLLGDGMSLLSIGYLFAVREATTYIFEVPSGIIADYFGKKKELMMCFVFYIISFIGLFIGKSVFIYLLAMFFYGLGEAFRSGTHKAMILSYLEQKGWQNYKTKVYGRTRSFSLVGSSVSAMLAIVLALYLPSLKLIFLFSVIPFIIDFILIWSYPHSLDEATHKTMHLSDFFRSGRSTVKSILNQRNLRDVLINSAVFTGLFKTIKHYIQPILQGVILSTGIVFLMSQSADDTVKIVLGLVYGIFNLVSAYASKNLHKWVSDKEAQHRFDDLLSAMIIMLFVVALGLRLNSMVLVIGGFFFIYIIKDVRRPLFLVTASHFMKKKERATALSVESQISALSMIILGPLCGAIADYFGMTMLFVFLGIAMLVLKLGTKTNSQEN; encoded by the coding sequence ATGACGATTGAGGCATTGATAAAAAAAGACAATCAAATTAAGAAATTCAGCTGGTATGGTTTTTTAAAGAACCTTAAGTTTTTTGAACCTTATCTGCTTTTGTACCTGCTTGGAGATGGAATGTCACTTTTAAGCATTGGATACCTGTTCGCAGTAAGAGAGGCAACCACCTATATTTTTGAAGTTCCGTCGGGAATCATTGCGGACTATTTTGGCAAGAAGAAAGAACTGATGATGTGCTTTGTCTTTTACATCATCTCATTTATAGGCCTATTTATCGGCAAGAGTGTTTTCATCTATCTTTTGGCCATGTTCTTTTACGGACTGGGTGAGGCCTTCAGGTCCGGTACGCATAAGGCAATGATCTTAAGTTATCTCGAACAGAAGGGGTGGCAGAACTATAAGACAAAGGTCTATGGACGAACCAGGTCGTTTTCCCTGGTCGGATCATCGGTTTCTGCGATGCTTGCGATTGTTCTGGCACTTTACCTGCCTTCACTCAAACTTATTTTTCTATTTTCAGTGATTCCCTTCATCATCGATTTTATCCTGATTTGGAGCTATCCGCATTCGCTGGATGAGGCGACTCACAAGACGATGCATCTGAGCGACTTTTTTAGGAGTGGACGGTCCACGGTGAAGAGTATTTTAAATCAAAGGAACCTGCGTGATGTCCTTATCAACTCTGCAGTGTTCACAGGTCTCTTTAAGACGATCAAACATTACATACAGCCGATCCTTCAGGGGGTGATCCTGTCTACAGGAATAGTATTTCTGATGAGTCAATCGGCGGACGATACGGTAAAAATTGTGCTTGGACTGGTCTATGGCATCTTCAATCTAGTCAGCGCCTATGCTTCAAAGAATCTGCATAAGTGGGTGAGCGACAAGGAGGCCCAGCATCGATTCGACGATCTACTGAGTGCGATGATTATCATGTTGTTTGTAGTGGCATTGGGACTTAGACTAAACAGCATGGTGCTGGTGATCGGAGGATTTTTCTTCATCTACATCATCAAAGACGTAAGAAGGCCTTTGTTCTTAGTCACGGCCAGCCATTTTATGAAGAAGAAAGAACGCGCGACAGCACTTTCTGTAGAAAGTCAGATTAGCGCGCTCAGTATGATCATCTTAGGTCCGCTCTGTGGGGCGATTGCTGATTATTTTGGCATGACCATGTTATTTGTCTTTTTAGGAATAGCGATGCTGGTATTGAAATTAGGTACAAAAACAAACTCTCAGGAAAACTGA
- a CDS encoding 1-acyl-sn-glycerol-3-phosphate acyltransferase, translating into MFRTIVWFTYFWLYQLVKLPEFLWLKTQEESKQHEVAVKNASSWAKSLLRLAGCKTEITGLEHIPIEGAALYVSNHQGAFDIPLMLANIDRPFGFIAKEELAKLPFVSSWMRYLQCVFITRGNPREAIKAINGGVKLLKDGHSLLVFPEGTRSRDGQLLAFKPGSLKLATKSGAPIIPITISGSIHLMKKDSLIIQPATVKITIHPPVLMTDEFKNDTAQLATLVESTIASAL; encoded by the coding sequence ATGTTTAGAACAATTGTTTGGTTTACTTATTTTTGGCTTTATCAGCTGGTAAAACTACCAGAGTTTCTCTGGCTTAAGACACAAGAAGAATCAAAGCAGCATGAGGTCGCTGTAAAAAACGCGTCTTCATGGGCTAAAAGCCTATTACGTCTTGCAGGATGTAAAACTGAAATTACGGGTCTTGAACATATTCCTATTGAGGGTGCGGCACTTTATGTATCCAACCACCAAGGCGCCTTTGACATTCCACTGATGCTCGCCAACATCGACAGACCTTTCGGGTTTATCGCAAAAGAGGAGCTCGCAAAGCTGCCCTTTGTCAGCAGCTGGATGAGGTACCTTCAATGCGTGTTTATCACAAGAGGCAATCCTAGAGAAGCGATTAAAGCCATCAACGGCGGAGTAAAACTGCTAAAGGACGGTCACTCGCTACTTGTATTCCCAGAAGGAACAAGAAGCAGGGACGGTCAGTTGCTCGCATTCAAGCCAGGCAGTCTCAAGCTTGCTACAAAATCGGGCGCTCCTATCATTCCAATTACGATCAGCGGTTCAATTCATCTGATGAAAAAAGATAGTCTGATCATCCAACCGGCCACTGTGAAAATCACCATTCATCCGCCTGTCTTGATGACGGATGAATTTAAAAACGACACGGCTCAGCTAGCTACACTTGTCGAGTCTACGATCGCATCGGCACTATAA
- a CDS encoding TetR/AcrR family transcriptional regulator, translated as MAQVLKDEIRLNILDAAREVFVVEGFESSSMRQIAKGAGVTVGNLYRYFDNKEAMYDAIISDVISAINGVLLEGSAGKVGFHTELDGSATTEEQRMTAKRILEGLNRLVPTLLDKHMTDLMILLQSADKLRHHPHVFDLISWVGRSLELGLKLNGSGEYAAIALIKGVEAILADHEDIDTTSSRLQVFMSYMTMRE; from the coding sequence ATGGCTCAAGTGCTGAAGGATGAAATAAGACTCAACATACTCGATGCAGCGCGTGAGGTTTTTGTCGTTGAAGGATTTGAATCGAGCTCCATGAGACAAATTGCAAAAGGAGCTGGAGTGACGGTCGGAAACTTGTATAGGTACTTCGACAATAAGGAAGCGATGTATGATGCGATAATCAGTGATGTGATTTCAGCGATAAACGGCGTTCTGCTTGAAGGAAGCGCGGGAAAGGTCGGCTTCCATACAGAACTTGACGGGAGCGCTACTACTGAGGAACAACGGATGACAGCCAAGAGGATTCTTGAAGGTCTGAACCGTCTGGTACCGACGCTGCTGGATAAGCATATGACCGATCTGATGATCCTCTTGCAGTCGGCGGATAAGCTAAGGCACCATCCCCATGTTTTTGATTTGATTTCGTGGGTCGGTAGGAGTCTTGAATTAGGGCTTAAACTCAACGGTTCGGGTGAGTATGCCGCTATTGCCCTTATTAAGGGGGTCGAGGCGATCCTAGCGGACCACGAAGATATCGATACGACCAGTAGCCGGTTACAGGTATTTATGTCCTATATGACAATGAGAGAGTAG
- a CDS encoding efflux RND transporter periplasmic adaptor subunit, with the protein MKKILLCFIFILTLLISGCQSKMIEVVVKEKPVTVETLKTTTNPVELTYMGYVEPAEIKKYAFLAGGTIDRVEVGVGDEIIAGQILAVLNSDKQTIASDSSYQQKRAALQELEKAKEAYNYYGELLSDTKALVEVGAGSKQQLEDIQFRYDIAGRELSQAQANYNQASLQTQYSEDTVEDTVLVSDMDGLVLEVFNKSGELVSAGYPVVLVRGHDTIVKVGLTSRDVKKLKIGDSVEVLSGSETFTGSIGQIDMMPDEVSRTYAIEIDVNKGSSLLLGEVVTVVLASEKQEGIWIYMSHILNDGRDYVYVVENDRAMRRDITLLSLYKDKVLVEGLSSGETLVVGGTNTLSDGYKVHIVGEEDE; encoded by the coding sequence ATGAAAAAAATACTATTATGTTTTATATTCATCCTGACTTTATTGATTTCGGGATGCCAGTCAAAAATGATAGAAGTGGTAGTAAAAGAAAAGCCCGTGACGGTTGAGACGCTAAAGACCACTACCAACCCTGTAGAACTGACGTATATGGGATATGTCGAACCTGCAGAAATTAAGAAATACGCATTTCTAGCAGGAGGTACGATTGATCGGGTTGAAGTTGGCGTAGGTGATGAAATCATTGCAGGTCAGATTTTAGCGGTGCTTAATTCAGATAAGCAGACGATCGCTTCGGATTCGTCTTACCAGCAAAAAAGGGCTGCGCTTCAGGAACTTGAAAAAGCCAAGGAAGCCTATAACTATTACGGGGAGCTTCTTTCTGACACGAAAGCGTTAGTGGAGGTCGGGGCCGGTTCAAAACAGCAGCTTGAGGATATCCAGTTCAGATACGACATCGCTGGTAGGGAGCTGTCGCAGGCTCAAGCCAATTACAACCAGGCGTCACTACAGACTCAGTACAGTGAAGATACTGTCGAGGATACCGTCCTTGTGTCTGATATGGACGGACTCGTGCTTGAGGTCTTCAATAAATCTGGAGAACTTGTCTCTGCGGGGTATCCTGTGGTGCTTGTAAGAGGCCATGATACGATCGTGAAAGTGGGATTGACCTCTAGGGATGTGAAGAAACTCAAGATTGGCGATTCCGTTGAAGTCCTTTCAGGCAGTGAGACCTTCACAGGCAGTATCGGACAAATCGATATGATGCCGGATGAAGTCTCAAGAACCTATGCGATAGAAATCGATGTGAACAAGGGTAGCTCCCTTCTTCTAGGAGAGGTAGTGACTGTGGTTCTAGCATCTGAAAAACAAGAGGGAATATGGATTTACATGTCTCATATCTTGAATGATGGTAGAGACTATGTGTATGTAGTAGAAAATGACAGGGCGATGCGAAGAGACATCACCTTACTTTCTTTATACAAGGACAAAGTATTGGTTGAAGGTCTTAGCAGCGGTGAAACACTTGTAGTCGGAGGGACAAATACCCTATCTGACGGATACAAGGTCCATATCGTAGGTGAAGAAGATGAGTAG